AATATCTTTAATAAACTTTATTATTTAATCGTAAAAATTTAAGGCCTTTGTGAAATCTAATAGAAATAAAAGAATTGTTTATCATGACATTACTTTTAATATTTTCTTATAAAAATACTTCAACGCTAAATTAAGCATCTTTTGCTCGCATATTTAATATAAATAAAGGGTAACTTTGACAAATGGCTACCAGAATAAATAAATATTTAAGTGAAGTCGGTTATTGCTCCAGAAGAGTAGCCGATAGACTAATTGAAGAAGGGAAAGTAACCATTAATGGTAAGATTCCAGAAATAGGTACTAAGGTAGAGGAAGGAGATTATGTGGAAGTTGATGGACAAAGAATAAAGAAATTAAAGAAACAAAAAAACATATATTTAATCTTTAACAAACCTGTAGGAATTGTTTGTACTACTGATATAAAAGTAGAACCTGACAATATTATTGAATTCATTAACTATCCTATAAGAATCTTTCCAGTAGGAAGATTAGATAAAATGAGCGAAGGATTAATTTTTTTAACTAATGATGGAGAAATCGTAAATAAAATACTTAGAGCAAGAAATAATCATGAGAAGGAATATATCGTAAATGTTAATCGTCCAATAAATAAAGACTTTATTCAAAGAATGAGTAATGGAGTTGAAATATTAGAAACCAGAACTAAAAATTGTTTTGTAGAACAATTGGGGCTAAAAAAATTTAAAATCATACTTACTCAGGGACTTAATAGACAGATTAGAAGAATGTGTGAGACCTTAGGCTACAGAGTAAAATCATTAAAGCGTATAAGAATTATGAATATTAAGCTAGATTTACCGACAGGTAAGTACCGCGAATTTACTAAAGAAGAACTTTTTGAATTAAAAGAGTTACTTAAAAACTCTTCAAAAACATTTGACTAAAAATTATTACTTATTCAGATGAAACATCTGCTCCATATCAATTATGAAATTCTTACTTCAAAATTCGGTTAAACAATGGCTACATCCTTTTGGTTAATTAATTCAAACAGAACAGAAGTAAAAAGATTTATAAAAAACGGTAAAAGTATTGATGGAGTATTTGAGTATATGTTCGTAGAGACTGGTAAAATTGTTGGTGTACTAGGAAAAGAACCACCTATAATTACAACTACAGTTTCTGTAGATATTGAGTTAGCAAGAGAAATATATGAAAGATTACTTTCTCAGGGATGGAGGAAAACTGAAGAAGTTTGGAAATAAAAAAGGAAATACAAGATTATTAGATAAAAAAATAATTATTAATTTTTATCTTAGAAATTTTGCTATTCAATAATTAAGAGAAAATATAGATATTTAAAAGTTTCCTCAAATTAAATTTAAATGGTTGAAAATAAAGGAATGTTGGATCCAATTCTTTATTTATCAATGTTTTTAGGGCTTGGGGGAGTTTATGTATTAATCTCTTCTTTCCATGATGATGATGATAGTGATGATGGTGAAAAATATATTTATAATTTAAAATACACTAAATTAGTTAGGTAGTTTGAAAAAGATAAAAGCTAATAGTTAAATAGAAGGTCTCATTTAAACCTGTACATCTTCAAACTCTCTTAGCAAACGAAATCATCATAATATTTTGCAATAGTTGAGCTTTTATCTCTGTAGACCAATTGCCTATGTTTGTTTATTAATTTGCGCTATTTTGGTTTATCTGATCTGCAGAAAAAGTCTTATTTGGTTAAAGATTATGGGTAAATTTTTTGAAAAGAACTTAACAATTGTTCTTCTCGCCATAACAGGTTATTTTTTGTTCTCTATTTCAAACAGTTTGAAAGAATCAGCAAAATATGATTCAGATATTAGAGCATGTGCAAAGATGAAAGCTTTTTTTAATGATAAAGAGTTATCAAAGTTCTATCAAAAAGAGGCGTCTGCAATCGCAGGTGTAGAAGTTACGTTTATTGGTGAATATTGTAAAAAATTAACTCAACAAAACATTTTTTGATATGAGTAAGAAAAAATTTTATAAAGATCTTTATTTTAGAATAATACCAACAATTTTTTTTGGTTTTGCTTTAGGTGTTATTTTGATTTGGCCTGGTATTATTTCTGGAAATAGCAGAAAATGTTTTTTCAATATTCTTAAAGATGGAAGTGATGGGGATATCGAATTAAAAACTATTCTCTCAATTAATTCTAATTATTTACTAAAAATTAAAAATGCTAGAAATAATTATTTAAAGATTTTGCTTGTTGGCGATTCATGTTTTAGGAGGTTTTAAATTTGCAATTTGCAACTAAAAAAGGTTTTTAAGTGAAATATTAGGGCTTGATTTATTGAGGGGATATTGTTATTACCAAGACTATAGCTCTAATAAAATCTGGGCGATAGGATTACAACAAGCATCATATTGCTTCCAAATTATCTTCAAAACAGTGTCATAACTATTATTTATGGTTATCTCAATCAGTACTCTCTAAAATCTATAAATGAACGGTTTAAACTCTTTTCCTGATTCTTATTCCCTTCAGTGAACTTAAAAAGTTATTAATAAATACCTTATATTTTTTTGGAGGTGAATTATTTATGTATTGGAACGCTAGAGAATTTTTTTAAAAACAAATTTGTCAGTAATCTCTATTATTCTGAAATCAATTATTTTGAGGGGGTTCTAGTAAAGCCTCTTTTGTTTTCAAAGATGCCCCTCGAAGTAGTTTTTGAAGATACTTGTTTTCTTCCATCCTTCATCTAACAACTGCTTATATTCCTTCCTAGCTTCTTCAATAGTCTCTACTCTCGAACCTTTCATGACTGGTTTACTTGATCTCTTATAAACACAACCATAAGAAATCATCATTGCATTAATACTAGTTCTAGGCTTTGATACATCTTCAAATGGCTCAAAAACTTTAATTCTGCTCCTGTCCATATTTATAAGAATAAATTTCTCCATTACTCACCTTTGGATAAAAGATAGTTCAATAAGATACCTCCAAAGACTAATAAACAGCCCAAAACTAAAAAAACAAATAAATCTATTAATGATTTATTAGTATTTATTTTTAGAAACGTCAAAATAAAAGCAATTAGTGGTAACAATAATATTGTTTTTGAAATAAGTGCATGATTCCATTTCCTTATATCAGTTTCTTCTGTATTTAATTCTTGATACATCTTTTCTAGCTTTTTTCTTTCTTCTTCCATCAAATAAGTAATAGACAAATCATTGCTCCAATACTAAAAATTAAGCTCCAACCCTGCGAATTAATAGTCATTAAAATTAGACCTTTTATTTAAAGAGTAAATAATTTTGAAACTTATGCTATAAGTTAATTCAAAGATTTCTATCAAAATTAATCTCTATATTAGTAAATTCACTATTTGCATTTAATGCAGTAGGTAAAACGATGGATGCTACAAGTGGGAGTAGAAACCGTTTCATTTTATGCCTAAATATCTCTCGCAGTAATAATTAGCTAACTCCCGATTATTATAATTTTTTATTTTCTTAAGATTAAGCTTCTTCATCGCTTCATCGCCTGTAATTTGATAACTTGAATTTAATTTCGCACAGGTATCTTTCACTTTCGTTTCATTATGAAAAGGGGTTCCTAAATAAAAAGCAAAAATAAATAGAAATAAATTAAAGGTTACAATTCTTCTATGATTTCTCCACCATTCATAAGAATTTAAGTTAAAAACTTTTTTTAATTCTTTTTTAGCCATAAAAAAATAAGGTTTTATCCCTCTTAGTTTAGATCGACTGTCAATCACAGAAGTGCTATTTTGAATTAAATAGTTCTAACAACGTGCCACTAGATTAATGAAGACTATGGAATATTTAGACGAAATCATTAAAGAAATTAGAGGCAAAACATATGATAATAAGCATGCTGACATATATGTAAGAGAGCTTTTAGATCAAGATAAAGAATATGATTAACTTTTCAATTTTTATAGAAGGTATATTCAAGCCTTTATTCGGTTAAGGTTTATTTGTTTTTTATAAGAGATCAAAGAGAAAGAAAAGAAAATTATATGCACCACCTACTCATCAAATACCTTGTTAAATGATCGGAAGTTTACCAAAACTAATTGCAATTATTATGGTTTTGTTAATTGTAGGAAGCACTTTTATTGGTGGAATTATTTATTTTGTTAGATAAAGTAAGTAGCTGTTTTTGATTATGAAAAATTTAAAGGGTAATCAATATTTTTTGGTTCTAAATGTTTTATATAGCAAGCTGTTGTGCAGTCGACTCCTTCACTATTGATACTACAGGATGTTATACATTCAAAGAAACTTTTCAAAGCATCTGCATCTGATTCTTTCATATTTGTATAAATGTCGTTTTTCATTGTTAATCCTCAAATCTTAAGCTTATCTAGCAATTTCTTCTAAAGAGTGTCAAATTTTAGGTAAAGTACCTATTCACCTTTTTATGAAAAAAACTATTGATATATATCGAGTAATTTTATATAAATTCCCAAAAATACTAATGTTGCAATACCCACTCCAATAACCGTACTTGGTTGATAAAGCCAAAGCTCCTTAAAAAATTCCATTTAACTTTAAAAAGTAAATTGGTAGTTTTTATACATTTTTCTATAGTCTTCATGCAATCTTTCAGTTGCTAATTTTCTTTTATTAATTACATCTTTATTTAAATCGATCTCGTTGAAATTTCGATTGAAAATAATTAATGGGGTAGTTAGTTTCATAAAACCTCCTTATTTAATAAAGACAAAAATTAATAATTCAGTCACAGTAAATTAAACAATTTTGATTTGTTGGATGTTCTTTACATTCTTTCTCCCAAAAGTTTTGAAACTCAGGAGTAAATTTCTCAAGTTCTTTTGGAGTCTCATTAAGATTTAGCCCTGCATAGTTAAACGCAGTTAAGTATCTTTGGAGAACATTGAATTGATTGAATAGTTTCATAATACCTCCTGGATCTATACCTAATATTGTCCTCCTTTTGACTAGAAATTCATAGAGTATTATTACCCGAGTAAAAGTGCTTTGTGGTTGTCAAGACTATCCTTTTGCATTCATTTGTGAAGTAAAAATACTCAAATCGAATATATTTTAAATACTTGTAAGTTATTTTTAACTATTAAATTAAATCTAGAAATTATTTATACATTCTCAAAATATTTTCATAAACTTCCTCTAAATTTTTTGTAAAAACTTTTTGATTAAAAAATACACCAGATTTTTTCTGACTATTAATTTTATTTTTTAATACTTCTAATTTTCGTTTGTTTGAGGAGTAAAAAACTACTTTTTCTATATATTCTTCAATTGATTTGCAAATGAGTTCATCTAAATCTAGAGAATGTAAGATACTTCCACCTACTCTTGAAGAAAAACTTTTTCCTACAAGAGTTACGAAAGGAAGCTCTGACCAAATACATTCTACTAAAGTGGAATGCCCGTTATAATTAAAAGTGTCTAAAAAGATATCAGCTGAATTATATCTAGAAACATGTTCTTCGTAAGAACTTACATTTTCTGCAAATAAGATTCTTTCTTTGTCAATTTTTCGAGTAGCGAAGAAAGACAATATATTTTCTCTAGCAATATCTAATGGTTTTTTTAACCATAAATATGTATTTTCTGATTTTATAAGAATATTTGCCCATGCATCTACTACTTCTTCAGATAATTTGGAAGTTTTGTGAAAAGCTGCGAGAACTATTGATTCGTTAGGTAAAGAATTGATCTGCGCAACTTTTTTTGTAGCATGGTAATCATACTTGATGGAATTTATAAATGAATTAGGCATTTGAATAATTTTCTCAGAATAATATTTATGAAATTTTTTTGGAATAACAAATTCATCACCTAAAAGAAAGTCAATGTTTGATATACCTGTTGTTCCAGGGAACCCTAAATAATTAATCTGTATTGGAGCAATTCTCTGATTAAATATGTTTATCATATTTTTACTTGTATATCCCATTAAATCTACTGCTATATCTAAATTCTCTGAGCGTATTTTAATGACTGCTTCTTTTACAGATAAGGATGAAATACAACTGAAAGAGTTAAAATTAATTTTTAGATTTTTAGTAATATTATCTTCTACATTATTTAATGAGTAAGCATGTATTTCAAACTTTTTTTTATCATGATACATGAATATAGTTTCCATAATTTTGGAAACTGGATGATCATTAAAATTTGCTGAAATATATCCAATTTTGATTTTTTTATTTTTTTTTAATCGAAGGTTATTTTTAAACATTCCTCCCAATCTTTTACTTAAATTTAAGGCTCTTTTATATTGTTTATTGGGAGAACAATCTAAATAAAAGAAAGTTAATAAATTAGATATTTCATCTTCTTCATTCAATCCAGCATTATCAATATAATTTTTTAACTTCTTAATAGATTTGATATTAAATGTATTTAGATAAGTTTCTAATAACCCTATCTTTGCCAGGTTAAAGTTTTTATTACATTCTAGAGCACTTTTATAATTTTTTTCTGCATCAATGAAGTTTTTTTCAAGTGCATAGATCGTTCCAATATTATAAAAAGTCATAGGTATATTATTATCTATCTCTAATGACTTTTTGAAATATTTCATTGCCTCCACAAGATCCCCTAATTTCTGATAAATAGTTCCAATATTTATGTAGGCTCCTAATAATTTGGGATTGTACTCGAGAGCTTTTGCAAAATAATTTAAAGCGCTTTTTATATCTCTGGAATCAATCAAATATCTGCCAATATCACAATAAGCTTCAGCATAATTTTTTTTTACATTAATTGCTTTTTGCAAGCACTCAAATGCCTCTTTTCTTTTCCCAAGTCTTTCATATATACCTGCGAGTCTGTGAAAAGTAAGATGATTAAAATTCCCTTTGTAAATTAAATCATTATAAATCTTTGCAGATTCTAAAAATTTTCCTTCTCTAGCTAAAATTATTGCTTTTTTTGTTTGGGAAGATAACTCAATATCTTTAACTAAAAAATTCTCATTGTTTTTTTTATAAAAATTATTACCAAATCCTTTATTCATATACTTTATTATGTGTATCCAAAAGAGAGGTAATGAAAATTAATTAATATAACTAACTATATCTTTTTTATTTTAAAAATCATAGGAAATCTTAAAAAAAATAATTCCTGAAAATAAATAATTTTAATTGCCACTTACTTTAGATCAACTTTCAATTAATTTGTCTACTTTTTATCAAAGTAGTAATTAAGTAAGGCCTTCTTAATAAACCAAGAAAAGTTAATTTTCATGAATCTTTAAAAAAACCTAAATTTGTTAGAAAACCTTATATAGATCTTGATTGTATATAAGTTATTCAAATCATCTTAAGTAGCAGAAATTACCAAATACGTTTGTGTATTTTGAAATCAATATTTTTGCGTACGAAAACACCCTAAAACAAACTTTTTCTTGAAATAAAGATTGACAAGACATTCATAAAAAAAACTTCTATAAAACATTAACTTCTTTTATGAATATGTTTCTAACAAACAAGACTCGTTTAAAAATTAAGGATATCGTTAGGAGGATTTCAATAGATGAGCCAGTCTCATTGGAGGAAAGGATTTATGTGGAAAAGTTTGCAAAACATAATTCAACTATATGGACATGGTTAAAGAAAGCAAACAGCTTAAGAAGATATGGAAAACAACATTCAGATGGAATTAATGGACTGATCCAATCACTTGGACTTGATGGCTTGGAAGTTGAAAGTCATTTTGATCCTAAAAATGATGATATTGCTGATTGGTTTAGTGGGTCGCCTGATTGGGTAAGAAGAAGCTAATTGATACTTACAAAAGATTGATTTTCAATAAATCTGTCCACTATCTGTAAAAATTAGGCGTGGATAAATTTTTCTAATAAAAAAGCGAGTCTGGTTAACTTGTTCATATGAATTAATTTTGATTGAGTAGGGGGCAAGATTCTAACCTGCGACCTAGTGCTCCCAAAGCACTTAATAGCCATAGTTCAGCACTAGGTTTTCAAACTATATCTAATTATTTGCTTGGTTCTGCGAAGTTTGTCGCGACAAATAAAGTAATATTTGTCCGAAATTTGTCCGTAAAATATTAGTTAAGAAAAATTTGACTAGCATTTTATACAAGATATTGATCTATTTAAATCAATAAAGATTTGAGATTTGGAATATAGTTTTGGGGAATTATGAGCAAAATTTTGGAATCATTTGATTACTTCGAATATCTAAATTCAATATCATTTCATCCACCTGCAATGATAATTACTACACTAGTATTCTTTTATATAAGAAGAAAAATTTTATTAGCTGGCAAAAAACATTAGCAATCTATTTAATATTTATATTTTTGAATGAGTCAAAAATTAAATAAACAAAGCAAGTAATAAAAACAATTACATATATAGATTCCATTTAACTTACCGTTGTTATTGAACTGCTTAATCCATAAGTGAGAAAAATAAAACTTGCAAAAGTAACTCCTATCATTATTGTTGTGTAGAGTTTATTTAGTTTGAAATTATTACTTGCAGATGAAAAGTCTGCAATAACAAAACTTTTCATTGAATATTTATCTCTATTTCTAAAATTATTGCTCTTTACCAAATTGCCTAGAATTGGATCTGTAGCAACTTTTATTTCTTGATTGATAAAAGAATTTAAACCTTTATCTTCATTGAAGAATCTTGGAAACATGTATGCATGCCATAAAGCTATTATTGCCACCCAAAAAACTACACTAACTCCTGCAAAACCAAAAAGTAAAAATCTAAAGGTTTCCATATTTGTTTTTTAATTAACTAAAATCTACATCAGAAAAAATATCTAAATATCGCGATCCAAAAAAATATACTTTAAATAAATCAATTAATCATTTCATGATGTTACTAATGATTAGAAACAATGTTATTAAGGGTATTTCTTTAAATATAAGTTAATGATCAAATCATTTATTTAACTAAAAAAGACAAAATAATAATCAAATTTTTATTATTACTTTTTAG
The genomic region above belongs to Prochlorococcus marinus str. GP2 and contains:
- a CDS encoding pseudouridine synthase, yielding MATRINKYLSEVGYCSRRVADRLIEEGKVTINGKIPEIGTKVEEGDYVEVDGQRIKKLKKQKNIYLIFNKPVGIVCTTDIKVEPDNIIEFINYPIRIFPVGRLDKMSEGLIFLTNDGEIVNKILRARNNHEKEYIVNVNRPINKDFIQRMSNGVEILETRTKNCFVEQLGLKKFKIILTQGLNRQIRRMCETLGYRVKSLKRIRIMNIKLDLPTGKYREFTKEELFELKELLKNSSKTFD
- a CDS encoding DUF1651 domain-containing protein gives rise to the protein MATSFWLINSNRTEVKRFIKNGKSIDGVFEYMFVETGKIVGVLGKEPPIITTTVSVDIELAREIYERLLSQGWRKTEEVWK
- a CDS encoding DUF1651 domain-containing protein, which produces MEKFILINMDRSRIKVFEPFEDVSKPRTSINAMMISYGCVYKRSSKPVMKGSRVETIEEARKEYKQLLDEGWKKTSIFKNYFEGHL
- a CDS encoding tetratricopeptide repeat protein gives rise to the protein MNKGFGNNFYKKNNENFLVKDIELSSQTKKAIILAREGKFLESAKIYNDLIYKGNFNHLTFHRLAGIYERLGKRKEAFECLQKAINVKKNYAEAYCDIGRYLIDSRDIKSALNYFAKALEYNPKLLGAYINIGTIYQKLGDLVEAMKYFKKSLEIDNNIPMTFYNIGTIYALEKNFIDAEKNYKSALECNKNFNLAKIGLLETYLNTFNIKSIKKLKNYIDNAGLNEEDEISNLLTFFYLDCSPNKQYKRALNLSKRLGGMFKNNLRLKKNKKIKIGYISANFNDHPVSKIMETIFMYHDKKKFEIHAYSLNNVEDNITKNLKINFNSFSCISSLSVKEAVIKIRSENLDIAVDLMGYTSKNMINIFNQRIAPIQINYLGFPGTTGISNIDFLLGDEFVIPKKFHKYYSEKIIQMPNSFINSIKYDYHATKKVAQINSLPNESIVLAAFHKTSKLSEEVVDAWANILIKSENTYLWLKKPLDIARENILSFFATRKIDKERILFAENVSSYEEHVSRYNSADIFLDTFNYNGHSTLVECIWSELPFVTLVGKSFSSRVGGSILHSLDLDELICKSIEEYIEKVVFYSSNKRKLEVLKNKINSQKKSGVFFNQKVFTKNLEEVYENILRMYK